One stretch of Pseudomonas azotoformans DNA includes these proteins:
- a CDS encoding fimbrial biogenesis chaperone, translated as MLPRSIALGLGLLGMFMATQAVASISLNATRIVFDGDHKEANITVRNGNQDVLIQSWVDRNDASSSRAPFAVTPPLARVFAKEQQLLRILYEGTGMPTDRESVVWLNVQEIPKASEVENTLQLAIRQRIKIFFRPAGLPGSALQAPAQLEWTLARHGAQYVLTVKNPTLYHVSMADIKVQEQLASDSTMVAPGEEKQFPLKGPTASGAVRLSFSSINDYGAQNHYSASLAGGTTHATESRLKP; from the coding sequence ATGCTGCCTCGTTCTATCGCCCTGGGCCTCGGGCTGCTGGGCATGTTCATGGCGACCCAGGCCGTCGCCAGCATCTCATTGAATGCCACGCGTATTGTGTTCGATGGCGACCACAAGGAAGCCAACATCACCGTGCGCAACGGCAACCAGGATGTGTTGATCCAGTCTTGGGTCGACCGCAACGACGCCAGCAGCAGCCGCGCGCCGTTTGCCGTCACCCCACCGTTGGCACGGGTGTTTGCCAAGGAACAGCAACTGCTGCGCATCTTGTATGAAGGCACCGGCATGCCCACTGACCGCGAGTCCGTGGTGTGGCTCAACGTGCAGGAAATCCCCAAGGCCAGTGAAGTCGAGAACACCTTGCAGTTGGCCATCCGCCAACGCATCAAGATTTTTTTCCGCCCTGCCGGCTTGCCGGGCAGTGCGTTGCAGGCCCCCGCCCAGCTTGAGTGGACGCTGGCCAGGCACGGCGCACAGTACGTGCTGACGGTGAAAAACCCGACGCTGTACCACGTGTCCATGGCCGACATCAAAGTGCAGGAACAGTTGGCCAGCGACTCCACCATGGTCGCCCCAGGCGAAGAAAAACAGTTCCCACTCAAGGGCCCGACGGCCAGCGGCGCGGTGCGGTTGTCGTTCTCCAGCATCAACGATTATGGCGCGCAGAACCATTACAGCGCCTCCCTGGCAGGCGGCACCACGCACGCCACTGAATCACGCCTCAAACCCTGA
- a CDS encoding fimbrial protein — MKKFSLAVIASAIFCACAGAYAEEPAAKTPTLGGSGKITFTGVINNDACSVDGANSDRTISVDMGNVSIKDMGTAENPTAGRVTAKDFNLNVNCNQGTKVAMIFDANNGGSGLVTGKNVLALNPGSATAQNVGIALLDSKGTLIDLSSAATARIESTMHGQGTEGGDATLSFAAAYVTTGAAGASTAGRGDATLPFILQYE; from the coding sequence ATGAAGAAGTTTTCCCTGGCTGTTATCGCCTCGGCCATTTTCTGCGCTTGCGCCGGTGCCTACGCCGAAGAACCGGCGGCAAAGACTCCGACCCTGGGCGGCAGCGGTAAAATCACTTTCACCGGCGTGATCAACAATGATGCCTGCTCGGTAGATGGTGCCAACTCCGACCGCACCATTTCGGTGGACATGGGTAACGTGTCGATCAAGGACATGGGCACCGCGGAAAACCCGACCGCAGGTCGCGTAACCGCCAAAGACTTCAACCTCAACGTCAACTGCAACCAGGGCACCAAGGTCGCGATGATCTTTGACGCCAACAACGGCGGCTCTGGCCTGGTCACCGGCAAGAACGTACTGGCGCTGAACCCGGGTTCGGCCACCGCACAAAACGTCGGTATCGCCCTGCTCGACAGCAAAGGCACGCTGATCGACCTCAGCTCGGCGGCCACCGCACGCATCGAAAGCACCATGCACGGCCAGGGCACTGAAGGCGGCGACGCCACCCTGAGCTTCGCGGCAGCCTACGTCACTACCGGCGCCGCGGGTGCATCGACCGCCGGTCGCGGTGACGCCACCCTGCCGTTCATCCTGCAATACGAATAA